Within Sorangiineae bacterium MSr11367, the genomic segment CCTTTGGCGGGGCCTACCACGGCACATTCATCGCGGGCTCGGTGCGCGATCCCGAGCGATCCCTCCCGCGCGGGATCATCGCGGCCATCTCGGTGGTGCTGGTGGCCTACCTGGGCGTGAACGTCGCGTACCTGGCGCTGCTCGGGCACGCGGGGCTGGCGGCCAGCACGAGCCCGGCGGCGGATGCCGTGGGCATAGCGCTCGGACCTGCGGCAGGGAAAGTGCTGGCGCTGACCATCGTGGTCTCGGCGGCGGGCCTCTTGAACACGGTCTGCCTGGGGTTTCCCTTCGTGATTTACGCGATGGCCAAGGACGGCGTGTTCTTCGAGCGCGCGGGCCGGCTCGATCCGCGCACCGGACGGCCGGCCTTGGCGGTGGCGTTGCAGGGCACGCTCGCCTGCATCGCCGTGGTCGTCGGCTCGTCGCGCATCGATGTGCTCCTCACGGGGATCGCCTTCGCCGATGCGACCTTTCAAGCCGCCATTGCCGTGGTTCGCCTGCGCGCGCCCAAGGCCGCGGGGCTGCCGCGCTATGCACCGCCGGCCGCGGCGTGGACGTTCCTTCTCATCCAAGTGGGCATTGCGCTGGGCTGCCTGCTCCGCGCACCGCTCGAATCGGCCTACGGGGCATGCGCGCTCGTGGTCGGGGGATTGGTGTGGCTTTCCTGGAGGCGTGCATGAGATTCGAACTTCCCGATGGTCGCGCGCTCGACG encodes:
- a CDS encoding amino acid permease, which codes for MHRSEPEDERPLGPWHVAAVVIGAMVGVGIFFTPATLARAVPNAEWVLGIWVLGGVASIAGALVFADLGARWPQAGGLYVFLREGFGKPAGSALSFLYGWLQLLVVQPGAMAVIALVLVDHLAFVTGPVGPIARSAGACAAIAVFTAANLLGLRVGGRIQIGMAALKLAALAALALVGACWGHASRIFLAAPETAPPSGTMSSWLLFGIIPVLFTFGGAYHGTFIAGSVRDPERSLPRGIIAAISVVLVAYLGVNVAYLALLGHAGLAASTSPAADAVGIALGPAAGKVLALTIVVSAAGLLNTVCLGFPFVIYAMAKDGVFFERAGRLDPRTGRPALAVALQGTLACIAVVVGSSRIDVLLTGIAFADATFQAAIAVVRLRAPKAAGLPRYAPPAAAWTFLLIQVGIALGCLLRAPLESAYGACALVVGGLVWLSWRRA